From Erigeron canadensis isolate Cc75 chromosome 5, C_canadensis_v1, whole genome shotgun sequence:
TTTGCAAGAGTCATCTCCGGATTTTGtgacactacaacaaatataaattaaaaatacatattagTTTTTGTGACATTGTTGGCCCTATAGAAATAATTTTAACATTAATGAGCTACCTAAGAAAACTTTGATACGTACGTGCCtacctaaaaatcaaaaatattcgATCACttgtaaaagagaaaaaaaaaacacaaaagtaGTCCATACACCATAAAAGCGTCCAAATCATTTGTCATGTCCAATTTGTTTTGAATAACTTTACTCAATTAATGTAGACTACATTATCTTAATCGGTCTGCGTTACAACATAATGGAATCCCTGGAAAACAAACCCAACGCTTGGCAATCACAAGACTCGAACTCAAGTTTTTAATTGGGAAAAATTTCATGCCCATGACAACCTAGGCCGGCCTAATTACCTCTATGCATgcctatatatctatatatatatttgagagtATGAAATTATAAATTACGTTAAACGTACTAATAATTTAGTTATGTTGCTTACATTTGGCTAATTTGTTGTTGCGTGAATTGCCACTACTGCTAATTGTGACATCATCAATATCATGGTCTTCAAGATGCGCGTCCATGTTGGAATATTGCTCATCTTGCATAGTAGTGTTTGTTTCGCTAGAATTATGATTGGAGTGGAAAGAGGAAGTGAGTTTGAACGACTTAACTCGATCCAATAGTGAAGGAGCTCGAGTGAGTTCACTCGTTGAGCTGTTACCGACTTGTTCTGGCTCAGTAGTAGATGATGAGTTGTGGTAATTTGGCGTGtagaaagaagagaaagaatAATCGATGGACCTAACTCGTTGCAAAAGAGATGGGGCTTGACTTGGTTGACTCACTGAGTTGTACTCTGCTGTTTGATCATCAGGGGCACCGGTGTAGAATGATGATGAATTCACTGATGACTTGACTCTTTGTAGTAACGAAGGTGATCGAGTGAGTTGACTCGGTGAACTCGGATTGTTATGATGATTATTGGGAGACTTAAAGTTTGAAGCTAAGAAGATGATGGCGATCATGAGGTTAAGAACACAAAAAAGAACAGTTGGTGTGAACCAACTAGCCAACATGGAAGCTATAGCCATATATTGATGAATCACCCCCAAGATTtgcttaattattatatattcttGTTGTTGGATcactttttgtgtgtgtgtgtgtgtgttttgtggtgAAGAAGATGGAAGATGAAAGATGAAGATTGTAATGTGTGTTAGTATTATGGATGATAGATAGAGATGTAGAAAattgtgtgtgtttatatataagTCTTTATAGTCATAAgtgataattaaataaagagACGTGGCATGGAcaattttgaaagtttattCATCATATCTAACAAGAAAAGTGTGTTTACACTAATAAAGACAAATTAGATCATCATCTTTTAGTAATTTAGTCTACGGTGTTTATATGTACGTAAACTGTAAAGCAATGATGAAGAATTTGTATTCTATGCGAGATAAATGCCATGGTTACTTTTTATTGAGAAATTACTCTACTTCCTCATTAAAAAAAGTGTGATAACTTCGTCCTATTCCGAATAGGAAGCGATAAATATACAATTGATTTCAGCATGGAAGTTAGAATTACTTGATCAtgccattttattttttatttttttcatatcacGTAGGTGGTTTTGACACGGAAAACTGGGAAAGTGACGTTTTTATAgcatatttttatcataaataaTATTAGGCTATCTTCAATGTTAAATACGTCATTACATCATATTATCTTTATAAATTCTTAAGTGTACAttcttataaataatttaaatcctataattttatctacaACTATATAAACATTCTTACATATCCTTATTAGGTAAagacaagtaagggcatgcccttaggtcaGGGGATCCTTCAAAAAAACCTTTAGTTTTAGACAAAGTTAACCGGCCAAGGATATCTCAGTACACCTCAATTGAAGATGGTCTCACATGTTTTAAATTAATGTATACATATTATAcagtaaaatatatacatttattgtgTGTAttgctaaaaaaaatatgataaagaTATCACTTCCTTCGACAAGAATATATCCTTTAAAATTGCATGTAGAATTGTGGATTTCATGTTGGTCGTTTTGATTCTTACATATATGGTTTGTTGTCGGTTACATGTGTGAGTGTGAGCTTCCAAGTTCGGTGAAGAGATTGTGAATCCGCATTATTCTCATCATATCATTAAAGGTGAGGCCAATGAACAGTGTCATCGTTACGTGGTACTATTCTATTGGTTCATTTATACCCGTGTTTTTATTCGGATTTTGTCATATCAAATTCCGTtcgagtttttttcttttcgtttttcttggtttcttgcaCAATTTTTCTCCATTTGTGCTCTTTTCAATTGGTTCATCTTATACCCCGCATCACTActtagattttgccatatcgtaTCCTGTTTGGAGTTTTTCTTTCTatacttttatagttttttttactagtttattattattggtgatatattttttattttaccaaacAAACCTCGATCTATATCCATCAATAAATTACGTCATAAGAccatttttctcttttattatatatcttactTGATATATTCGtgcttattttatattaatttaaacttCAATCAATATCAACTTGATATTCAAAACTCCACCACTTGTATTAAGAGTTGGCCCTTCTAGTTTTAGTTGTACACTACTAGTACTAATATTTGTGCGTGATGCACAGattgatttataatatttatatccaTTATTTCATTTATAAGCAAACAAATAGTACTAATATTCGTGCGTGATGCACAGattgatttataatatttatatccattatttcatttataagcaaacaaataaaatgatcaaTTGTTTCCAAAGTAATATCTTGTCACATAGTCCTTGGGATTTAGCtcaactggacatttaatgtcCCTTATATCTTTCAGTCAAATGTTGGTTATGagttcaaaacctttgaaagacatattgAGAAGTTTTTGCCAATGAAGTGGAGCATGGGGGTTTTTCTCTAGCATTAGCTAATTCCTCCAGAACGATAGTGAGACTTCCACtgccagtcatgccctcggattgactgtgcttgTGACGTGTTCAATCTCTACATACCGCTAAGTTCAATCACcactgctgttcaaaaaaatatatatcttgtcACATAAGGTTAATGATAGCTAGTGTGTCTTGAGCACTAACCATCATGTCTTACCAGTGGTGACAAAGGTTATAACATATAATCGGGAAAGCAAAACTCGAAAGCATATaacaaaaccaaattttaatattatgaaaCGAGCATAGTGCACGTGCGTTGCTGCGGCTAGAAagtgatgacaatataaaagggaagCGGTGGTGGAGAGCGAGgtaggcggtggagaaggagagCAACGGCGGAAGAGGGTGATAGAAagtcgatgagagtgtgtaatgattagagagaatgggGAAAAGGATGGTATATAAGGgtattatgtttaagtaggggtattttgggaaaaaaaatgctgaatttaagaaatttaatactctttataagggagtatagatatagatattttatatattcagtacacaaaataattaaaatttcacATAATTCATCATATATTATGTTACcagatattatatatctttcttcAAGTAATTTTATCTTTAGTTTTTAGTTGAATTGTATGACggtgaagaaaaaaaacaaaactattttgtttgtaatatagtctataaccccttataaaacatattgatcttttctattttagaaaatttagtACTTTTGTAGACCCAAAATACCTTTATTTCTTTATCCTAATTCCCATATACacctaatttatacttttatactatttaataataaaacaaccatatctttaaaagttatggagaaattatctaaaataacattaatgattaaattaaaatatcagtcatttatccaaaatatctccattaaccttttacatcaattacctttacatctatcgtttacaccactcgacgccgcatccaccaccaacagtcgcccccGCCAACACACCGTTATTGTCACAATCACCGTCGCATTACGCGAGTACTATAATTTTAGTTCGGATGATAAGatgataatatttaataaaacaacaaaaatccAACTTGAATATGTTAGCATGGATCTGAGAGTCAATATAAGGTATCCTTGACGACTTGGCGTAGGATTTTGTACATGAGTTCTTGAATGGAATAAGCTCGATGAAAAGTTTAAGGAATAATAATTATACTTATGGTTTATAAGAAGTTACTTAGGCTACTAATTGTTTTCATAGAGTTTAATTAGAATTTGATTTGGAGAATCCTTCGTAGAATCATTTGTAGAACACAATATTCATTACAAATACTATTAACTATATATGCTtaacatatcttttttttattaattaaataatagatTTATTAAGTTATAGATATTCTACTTATTAGGTAAAAATAGATTAAAGAATTTATTAAATAGTTTCCTTAATAAATATGTCTAAAAAGACACTTGTCACTTTAATACAGTGTCACGTGTCGATAAACGAAGGCTacaattatgttttagtttgttgGTAGATATTCGATTTTTCGAATAGCCGCTCATGTGTACGTATGATATCAACTTCCATATAATCTTACTTTCCACAACAATAcagaattaataataaaattaacatttttaatcatagaAATTGGAGACCTCATTTCAAGTCGCCAACGTCTAGTTAATGGTCATATTTTAATCCACTATCAATCTTTTCCTTGATAATTGTACATAGTTATCAACTAAATCAACGCGTGACGTATTCATgataacaactatatatatatatatatatatatatatatagggatgggttatttatagtacatgtactttttatagtacatgttacacatgtgtaacttaatttacacacttcttcttccttcctcCTTTCATttctgaccaccaccatgatcctctggcgacggcgaccatctccggcgagagttacacatgtgtaactacaacttacacatgtgttagttaactttccggcgagaatcaggttcgttttcgggcggatacggtacgggccagaggccctcatccgttctaaacttaaccatcaagggacgcatataggaatcgtatggatttgatgggcggcgatccaagagatggtggcggtgtgccacggtacgggctccgcccttgttGCCGACGCCGACGC
This genomic window contains:
- the LOC122601957 gene encoding pathogen-associated molecular patterns-induced protein A70, whose amino-acid sequence is MAIASMLASWFTPTVLFCVLNLMIAIIFLASNFKSPNNHHNNPSSPSQLTRSPSLLQRVKSSVNSSSFYTGAPDDQTAEYNSVSQPSQAPSLLQRVRSIDYSFSSFYTPNYHNSSSTTEPEQVGNSSTSELTRAPSLLDRVKSFKLTSSFHSNHNSSETNTTMQDEQYSNMDAHLEDHDIDDVTISSSGNSRNNKLAKLSQNPEMTLAKRSSGSNLSKSSSEKRVAVLEDDEDVDRRRPATMRAPSETRDECVDAKADDFIKRFKQHLKLQRIDSLQRFREMLNRGT